One Armatimonadota bacterium genomic window carries:
- a CDS encoding metalloregulator ArsR/SmtB family transcription factor, which yields MATDTLSTVFSALADPTRRSILEQLTHGPLAMGEIAKKFSISGPAITKHLKVLERAGLIRADKQAQLRPRTLDATRLKEAQEYIESYRKFWDESFDRLDQFLIELQAQEKKNNP from the coding sequence ATGGCCACTGATACTCTGAGCACCGTCTTTTCCGCCCTCGCCGACCCGACCCGTCGCTCGATTCTGGAGCAGTTGACCCACGGGCCGTTGGCCATGGGCGAAATCGCGAAGAAATTCTCGATCAGCGGTCCGGCGATCACGAAGCACCTGAAGGTCTTGGAGCGAGCGGGACTGATCCGTGCGGATAAGCAGGCTCAACTGCGCCCACGAACGCTGGACGCCACCAGATTGAAGGAGGCACAGGAGTATATTGAGTCGTACCGAAAGTTCTGGGACGAGAGCTTCGACCGCCTCGACCAGTTCCTCATCGAGCTTCAGGCGCAAGAAAAGAAAAACAACCCATAA
- a CDS encoding beta-glucosidase, translating to MLTSALIFLAASVSRPPKVPLYRDPQAPVEARVNDLFSRMTQEEKMDILTGTGFTTRPIPRLGVPPMAMADAGQGVRGGMPSTEGPATAFPSGVAMASTWDPELVGRIGKAIGEEALNKGTGVQVLLGPAINIHRSPLGGRNGEYFSEDPFLASRMAVGYIEGMQSTGCAACAKHYIANNEEVDRDYVDVQVSERALREIYMPAFEAAVKEAHVWTVMSSYNMINGYHASANKYLLTDVLKKGWGYDGMVMSDWGGVHETVRTVNAGNDLEMPGPGLLRQEQIEKAMKRGLITQAQLDDNVRRILRTIVRVGLLDGAKTPDHDVVNSAAHQKLTFEAATKGIVLLKNEGGILPLQAKRIKSIAVIGRPASDVQVGANGSPTVTPFYKIQPLEGIKKYADPNTKITYVPASNLGETIPSSALKSSDGQPGLHAEYFSNKTLSGTPVATRTDQTISFTWDGSPANGVGKSDFSVRWTGKLTAPKTGTYNLVLSCDDGCRLFLDGRLLIDHWVDSGETPISTKVDLVAGEPHDLKVEYYQAGGLAVAKLNWTPPQTEAFQDAVAAAKQADVAIVCIGTNGQEGEGNDRPSMELPANQDELIQAVMKANKRTIVVMNNGTPVDMSQWVDKVPGLVETWFPGQEGGAALGAILFGEVNPSGKLPDTLAKRREDYPDFGNFPGTKGTVNYAEGIYVGYRHFDKEKIAPLFPFGFGLSYTSFGYGKASVSEPDDLGNRTVSLNVTNTGKRAGAEVVQLYIHDLAPKIDRPIQELKAFQKVMLEPGETKTVHLTVPPRAFAYCDVPGKQWKADAGRYELEIGASSRDIRQRATVTLGSDFTESIPFMSEQTAPKAATEPDLAKGKPVTASSTENHIDVEAKNAVDGNDQTRWASDFADNQWIAVDLGQPTLIDHVTIKWEAAFASEYAVQVSDDGLAWNDVFSTDAGFGGIDPISFKPVTARYVRLFAKKRGTKYGVSLFSFEVYAPKK from the coding sequence ATGCTCACTTCAGCGCTGATTTTCCTTGCGGCTTCTGTGTCTCGACCTCCAAAGGTTCCCCTCTATCGCGACCCGCAGGCACCTGTCGAAGCGCGAGTCAACGATCTTTTCAGTCGAATGACGCAGGAAGAGAAGATGGACATTCTGACTGGCACCGGGTTCACCACTCGCCCGATTCCTCGCCTCGGCGTCCCACCAATGGCGATGGCCGACGCCGGTCAAGGCGTTCGCGGCGGAATGCCAAGCACCGAGGGACCAGCGACCGCCTTTCCGTCTGGCGTGGCAATGGCCTCTACGTGGGACCCAGAGTTAGTTGGCCGAATCGGCAAGGCTATCGGCGAAGAAGCGCTCAACAAAGGCACTGGCGTCCAGGTCCTCCTCGGACCTGCTATCAACATCCACCGCTCGCCGCTCGGCGGACGCAACGGCGAATACTTCAGCGAAGACCCGTTCCTCGCTTCCCGAATGGCGGTCGGCTACATCGAAGGGATGCAGAGCACTGGCTGTGCCGCTTGCGCCAAGCACTACATCGCCAACAATGAGGAGGTCGATCGCGACTACGTGGACGTTCAAGTCAGCGAACGTGCGCTCCGAGAAATCTACATGCCCGCATTTGAAGCAGCGGTGAAGGAAGCCCATGTTTGGACCGTAATGTCGTCCTACAACATGATCAACGGCTACCACGCCAGTGCCAACAAATATCTCCTCACCGATGTTCTCAAGAAGGGATGGGGTTACGATGGAATGGTCATGTCCGACTGGGGTGGCGTCCACGAGACCGTACGAACCGTCAATGCAGGCAACGACCTCGAAATGCCCGGTCCTGGACTCCTACGCCAAGAGCAGATCGAAAAGGCGATGAAGCGCGGTCTCATCACCCAGGCTCAACTCGACGACAACGTCCGTCGAATTTTGCGAACCATTGTTCGCGTGGGCCTCCTCGATGGAGCGAAGACGCCTGACCACGACGTCGTCAACTCGGCAGCGCATCAGAAACTGACGTTCGAAGCCGCGACCAAAGGAATCGTGCTCCTCAAAAACGAAGGCGGCATTCTGCCCCTTCAGGCCAAGCGAATTAAGTCCATCGCCGTCATTGGTCGTCCCGCAAGTGATGTTCAGGTTGGCGCGAACGGAAGTCCGACGGTGACTCCGTTCTACAAAATTCAGCCTCTGGAAGGCATCAAGAAGTATGCCGACCCAAACACGAAGATCACCTACGTTCCAGCCTCCAACCTCGGCGAGACGATCCCGAGTTCCGCCCTCAAATCGTCCGACGGCCAGCCTGGTCTCCACGCTGAATACTTTTCGAATAAGACCCTGAGCGGAACGCCGGTCGCCACCCGAACGGACCAAACGATCTCCTTCACCTGGGACGGCTCGCCTGCAAACGGGGTAGGCAAGTCCGACTTCAGCGTCCGCTGGACCGGCAAGCTGACCGCCCCGAAGACCGGCACCTATAACTTAGTCCTGAGTTGTGACGACGGATGCCGTCTGTTCCTCGATGGCAGACTTCTTATCGACCACTGGGTAGACAGCGGGGAGACCCCGATTTCGACGAAAGTCGATTTGGTGGCGGGTGAACCACACGATCTGAAGGTCGAATACTACCAGGCAGGCGGTCTGGCGGTAGCCAAACTGAACTGGACGCCACCACAGACCGAGGCCTTCCAAGATGCCGTCGCGGCGGCCAAGCAAGCTGATGTCGCCATCGTCTGCATTGGCACTAACGGTCAAGAGGGCGAAGGCAACGATCGCCCGTCGATGGAGCTTCCTGCCAATCAAGACGAACTGATACAAGCCGTCATGAAGGCTAACAAACGTACGATCGTCGTCATGAACAACGGCACGCCGGTCGACATGTCGCAATGGGTGGACAAGGTTCCCGGACTGGTGGAAACTTGGTTCCCCGGGCAAGAGGGCGGTGCCGCCCTTGGTGCAATCCTTTTTGGCGAAGTGAACCCGTCGGGCAAACTACCAGACACCCTTGCCAAGCGTCGCGAGGACTACCCCGACTTTGGCAACTTCCCGGGAACGAAAGGGACGGTGAACTATGCCGAAGGTATCTACGTTGGCTACCGGCACTTCGACAAGGAAAAGATCGCTCCACTCTTTCCGTTCGGATTCGGCTTGAGCTATACAAGCTTTGGGTACGGCAAAGCAAGCGTCTCGGAGCCCGATGACCTCGGAAACCGAACGGTCAGCCTAAACGTGACCAATACCGGCAAGCGAGCCGGCGCCGAGGTGGTTCAACTTTACATTCACGATCTTGCCCCGAAGATCGACCGCCCGATCCAGGAACTGAAAGCATTCCAAAAAGTGATGCTGGAGCCAGGTGAAACTAAGACCGTGCACCTAACCGTACCGCCTCGGGCTTTTGCCTATTGCGACGTACCCGGCAAGCAATGGAAGGCCGACGCCGGACGCTACGAGCTTGAGATTGGCGCTTCCTCGCGCGATATTCGCCAGCGGGCAACCGTCACTTTAGGTTCAGACTTCACCGAATCGATTCCGTTCATGAGCGAGCAGACCGCCCCGAAGGCCGCTACCGAACCGGACCTGGCCAAAGGGAAGCCGGTGACGGCGTCCAGCACAGAAAATCACATCGATGTAGAAGCGAAGAACGCGGTCGATGGCAACGACCAAACGCGATGGGCCTCAGACTTTGCCGACAATCAGTGGATCGCGGTTGACCTCGGTCAACCAACCTTGATTGACCATGTGACGATCAAGTGGGAGGCCGCTTTCGCATCCGAATACGCAGTTCAGGTCAGTGACGATGGACTGGCTTGGAACGATGTCTTCTCAACAGACGCTGGGTTTGGCGGCATCGACCCCATCTCGTTCAAACCCGTCACCGCCCGCTACGTCCGCCTCTTTGCCAAGAAGCGCGGAACCAAGTACGGGGTTTCGCTCTTCAGCTTCGAGGTGTATGCTCCCAAGAAATGA
- a CDS encoding DNA-binding protein, with protein sequence MELPKIAKPAVRALNSVGVTTLEQLQNFTEPEIKALHGMGPNALGKLKTAMAEKGLNFKEA encoded by the coding sequence ATGGAGTTACCCAAGATTGCTAAACCGGCAGTTCGGGCTTTGAACAGTGTGGGAGTGACCACGCTTGAACAGCTTCAGAACTTCACTGAACCTGAGATCAAGGCCCTGCATGGCATGGGGCCGAACGCACTTGGCAAGCTGAAGACGGCAATGGCTGAGAAAGGATTGAATTTTAAGGAAGCGTAA
- a CDS encoding ACP phosphodiesterase: protein MESFPASDAPASLSEIEPDDVSARKVAVIIGSLRRGAYSRMAANALIAMAPQGLHLEIVEILDLTLFNQDLEDDPPVAWTVFRDRVREFDAVIFMAPEYNRSMPAPLKNAVDIGSRPPGQNLWDGVPAGVVSTSPGALGGISSNNHLRQTLTNVNMFVLPQPNVSIGRVDTLFDENGNLTNEGTKKYLASFLDSFAKWIEKFV, encoded by the coding sequence ATGGAGAGCTTTCCCGCGAGCGATGCACCGGCATCTCTATCTGAAATAGAGCCCGACGACGTGTCGGCTCGCAAGGTGGCGGTCATCATCGGCAGTCTTCGACGCGGAGCTTACAGCCGGATGGCCGCCAATGCCCTAATTGCGATGGCTCCGCAGGGCCTCCATCTGGAAATCGTCGAAATTCTCGATTTGACGCTGTTTAACCAAGACCTCGAAGACGATCCGCCCGTCGCGTGGACTGTGTTTCGGGACCGGGTACGTGAGTTCGACGCCGTCATTTTTATGGCTCCGGAATACAACCGTTCCATGCCCGCACCCCTTAAGAACGCGGTGGATATCGGCTCCCGCCCGCCGGGTCAGAACCTGTGGGATGGCGTTCCGGCTGGCGTAGTGAGTACGTCGCCGGGTGCACTGGGGGGTATCTCGTCGAACAACCACCTTCGGCAAACCCTTACCAACGTCAATATGTTTGTCTTGCCTCAGCCGAACGTCAGCATCGGGCGGGTGGACACCCTCTTCGATGAGAACGGAAACCTGACTAATGAAGGAACGAAGAAGTATCTGGCATCCTTCCTGGATTCTTTCGCCAAGTGGATCGAAAAATTCGTTTGA
- a CDS encoding VWA domain-containing protein, with product MGFRHRFATFFVVLATLSAQAVFAQEGVSNAGAARTRYLGSLGVIPAPGDVIVEDFINYHRHEIARPKANQAVGLDVRWGNDVVSSDQTAVLQVGLSTALVHDRKNLRPLNLSVVIDKSGSMSSANKMTRVKDAMRTFVSQLRPVDTLSIVVFDDNASVLMPAQKVSNPQDVERVIDSIQTGSSTNLEAGMKLGYEEVLKNYCKDSTNRVILLTDGIANRGITSPDEMAAESLGYNDRGVDLSTIGVGEDINRSLLQSLSHQGRGLFHFVADTEDVRKVFQDEMQSLVSPVATDPSVEITYGNGLKLAKIYGYQPKRNGSQLTVNVANLNNGATEVVMLGFTSRRAPGLQEVPVKVKLSYYDLEAKKTVTTTQETTVKILPSEGGDAFKDDSVAKNYTIAELAQSIHDMASACQYKQYGQALSALDWSTSEARKRYPSLDDPDIKRTFDIAENYRTVLQKYNDDNPQPIRDLPDPRSKNLIFNGDFAFGNQGFTSPVLPYTPPADNCLWGMFYTVAPAFNSPQLHRLIQASPFSAAKSATGNEQALFANAGGTDSMVILTTTVECKPNTQYRLSFQGISLTPGVEWVPTYEIRVNGERSDAQAAGQLCYQEVSMKWSSKSATHATISIVRMPIPHGGGIIGISNLEMVENHH from the coding sequence ATGGGGTTCAGACACCGATTCGCCACATTTTTCGTCGTCCTTGCCACCTTATCTGCGCAGGCCGTCTTTGCCCAGGAAGGTGTATCCAATGCGGGAGCGGCGCGAACCCGTTACCTCGGTTCACTAGGAGTCATTCCTGCGCCCGGCGACGTCATCGTCGAAGATTTCATCAACTACCATCGGCACGAGATTGCCCGTCCCAAAGCCAACCAGGCGGTTGGACTGGACGTTCGGTGGGGCAATGATGTCGTGTCATCCGATCAAACCGCGGTCTTGCAGGTGGGTCTCAGCACGGCTCTGGTTCATGATCGCAAGAACCTTCGACCGCTTAATCTGTCGGTTGTCATCGACAAAAGCGGATCGATGTCCAGCGCCAACAAGATGACGCGCGTGAAGGACGCGATGAGGACCTTTGTTTCGCAGCTTCGCCCGGTCGATACGCTCTCTATCGTGGTCTTCGACGACAATGCCTCGGTCCTCATGCCTGCGCAGAAGGTTTCTAACCCTCAAGACGTTGAGCGGGTCATCGACTCGATCCAAACCGGAAGCTCCACAAACCTCGAAGCCGGAATGAAACTCGGCTACGAGGAAGTGCTAAAGAACTACTGCAAGGATTCCACCAATCGAGTCATTCTCCTCACCGACGGCATCGCCAACCGGGGAATCACCTCGCCCGACGAAATGGCCGCCGAATCGCTCGGTTACAACGACCGTGGCGTCGACCTATCCACCATCGGAGTTGGCGAAGACATCAATCGCAGCCTCCTGCAAAGTCTCTCTCACCAGGGACGAGGACTCTTCCACTTTGTCGCCGATACCGAGGATGTTCGAAAGGTCTTTCAGGATGAAATGCAGAGTCTTGTTTCGCCGGTCGCTACCGACCCAAGCGTTGAAATCACCTACGGAAATGGGCTCAAACTTGCCAAGATTTACGGCTACCAGCCCAAGCGCAACGGAAGTCAACTCACCGTCAACGTGGCCAACCTCAACAACGGCGCAACCGAAGTCGTCATGTTAGGGTTCACATCTCGACGAGCACCCGGGTTACAGGAAGTCCCAGTCAAGGTCAAGCTAAGCTACTACGATTTAGAAGCGAAGAAGACCGTCACGACAACGCAAGAAACAACGGTGAAGATCTTGCCGTCCGAGGGAGGCGACGCCTTCAAAGACGACTCGGTCGCCAAGAATTACACGATTGCCGAGTTAGCCCAGTCCATCCACGATATGGCCTCGGCCTGCCAATACAAGCAGTACGGGCAGGCGCTGAGCGCTCTTGATTGGTCGACTTCGGAAGCCAGAAAGCGGTACCCGAGCCTCGATGATCCTGATATCAAGCGGACGTTCGATATTGCTGAGAATTACCGAACCGTGCTCCAGAAATATAACGACGACAATCCTCAGCCAATTCGCGACCTTCCTGATCCCCGTTCAAAGAATCTCATATTTAACGGCGACTTCGCGTTCGGAAACCAGGGCTTTACCTCGCCGGTTCTGCCTTACACGCCTCCGGCCGACAACTGCCTGTGGGGGATGTTCTACACGGTCGCACCGGCCTTCAATTCACCTCAACTTCACCGTCTGATTCAAGCATCACCCTTCTCGGCGGCTAAAAGCGCCACCGGCAACGAACAGGCCCTATTTGCCAATGCGGGCGGTACCGACTCGATGGTGATCCTCACGACGACCGTCGAATGCAAGCCGAACACCCAGTATCGGCTGAGCTTCCAGGGCATCAGTCTGACGCCAGGAGTGGAATGGGTGCCGACCTACGAGATTCGCGTGAACGGAGAGCGAAGCGATGCCCAAGCGGCTGGTCAACTTTGCTACCAGGAAGTCAGCATGAAGTGGAGTTCGAAGAGCGCTACCCATGCCACCATCAGCATCGTCCGAATGCCGATCCCTCACGGTGGTGGCATCATCGGAATCAGCAACCTCGAGATGGTCGAAAATCACCATTAG
- a CDS encoding phosphotransferase → MASPDTREIIGAVCSGFGIELTRLEPVEGGLDAQAVAFRGSSANGDFFVKWRKNLPPGLRLVADLDIPEVLSPLKSVTGEPWVTVSDGALLIYPYVEGKNGFELRLEPEHWRSVGRTLRRVHEFKEAQEVPNETFTVEGIDEFRATAIQTPAQEILCLYSEAVETCLQRVVELGARCRAKEWHLVPCHADIHVGNILVREDGPPLLVDWDAPKLAPKECDLMFFCGPGITGHEPEVEGWFFEGYGQCQIDPLALAYYRHVRAVEDIVSFTRESCDPSRTDESLRFLSGIFKPRQIVQTADESYRLLSR, encoded by the coding sequence GTGGCATCGCCAGACACTCGGGAAATCATTGGGGCTGTTTGCAGTGGCTTTGGCATTGAACTAACCCGTCTAGAACCCGTTGAAGGTGGCTTGGACGCGCAGGCAGTCGCCTTCCGAGGATCTTCGGCGAACGGAGACTTCTTCGTCAAATGGCGCAAAAACCTTCCTCCTGGTCTTCGCTTGGTCGCTGACCTCGACATACCAGAAGTGCTCTCACCGCTAAAATCCGTCACAGGGGAGCCTTGGGTTACCGTGTCTGACGGTGCTCTGCTCATCTATCCGTACGTCGAGGGCAAGAATGGTTTTGAGCTGCGGTTAGAGCCAGAGCATTGGCGGTCGGTTGGACGGACGCTTCGGCGAGTTCACGAATTCAAAGAAGCCCAAGAGGTTCCAAATGAAACGTTTACCGTCGAGGGCATCGATGAATTCCGGGCAACCGCAATCCAAACTCCTGCTCAAGAGATCCTTTGTCTTTACTCCGAGGCCGTCGAAACGTGCCTTCAGCGAGTAGTCGAGTTGGGTGCGCGGTGCCGGGCGAAGGAATGGCACCTTGTGCCCTGTCATGCGGATATTCACGTCGGAAACATTCTCGTTCGCGAAGACGGACCTCCCCTTCTCGTCGACTGGGACGCGCCAAAGTTGGCTCCAAAAGAGTGCGATCTGATGTTTTTCTGCGGTCCCGGAATTACCGGCCACGAGCCTGAGGTGGAAGGATGGTTCTTCGAAGGATACGGACAATGCCAGATAGATCCGCTTGCCCTCGCTTACTATCGACATGTTCGCGCCGTCGAAGACATCGTGTCATTCACGCGCGAGTCGTGCGACCCAAGCCGCACGGACGAGAGCCTTCGATTCTTAAGCGGCATCTTCAAGCCGAGGCAGATTGTCCAAACCGCCGACGAATCGTACCGATTACTCAGCCGGTGA
- a CDS encoding DUF2961 domain-containing protein, with the protein MLGRSTLSSLPRLRSYRSMRASSYETTGGNRDWWVIPSGVETTVMESARPGCIKHIWMTVGEDDEYCRKAVIRMYWDDQSHPAVEVPLGDFFGIGHGIFKNFVSAPLQMSPEDGRGMNCWWAMPFDKARVTIEYQGEKPKIHLYFYIDYEEYAQPQEPEVARFCAFWNRENPTEGWLKENLNPENYLRIWDEHPNLSDRDNYLILEAEGSGIFVGCHLNIDCRVRLGNDWYGEGDDMFVIDGEPWPPRLHGTGTEDYFNTAFGPAQECCAPYHGIHLNSGDPEWRWRGKNSMYRYHIEDPIRFEKSIRVSIEHGEANALSHDFSSTAYWYQILPSRPLPPLLDVQDRMPLPDVERE; encoded by the coding sequence ATGCTCGGTCGTTCGACACTTTCATCCTTGCCGCGTCTGCGGTCTTACCGCTCAATGCGCGCGAGCTCATACGAGACCACCGGCGGCAACCGGGACTGGTGGGTCATCCCTTCCGGCGTCGAGACGACGGTCATGGAGTCGGCCCGACCCGGGTGCATCAAACACATTTGGATGACGGTGGGGGAGGACGACGAATACTGCCGCAAAGCCGTGATCCGTATGTATTGGGACGACCAGTCCCACCCCGCCGTCGAGGTTCCATTAGGCGATTTCTTTGGAATCGGACACGGCATCTTCAAGAATTTCGTCAGTGCGCCCCTCCAGATGAGCCCGGAAGACGGGCGTGGGATGAACTGCTGGTGGGCGATGCCGTTCGACAAGGCGCGGGTGACCATCGAATATCAAGGCGAGAAGCCCAAGATTCATTTGTATTTCTATATCGACTACGAAGAGTATGCCCAGCCCCAAGAGCCCGAAGTCGCCCGCTTCTGCGCCTTTTGGAACCGAGAAAACCCGACCGAAGGGTGGCTCAAAGAGAACCTCAATCCTGAGAACTATCTGCGAATTTGGGACGAACATCCTAACCTATCGGACCGAGACAACTATCTGATCTTGGAAGCAGAGGGGAGCGGTATCTTCGTTGGTTGCCATCTCAACATCGACTGCCGAGTACGACTAGGGAACGATTGGTACGGAGAGGGCGACGACATGTTTGTAATTGACGGCGAGCCATGGCCGCCGCGACTGCATGGCACCGGCACAGAAGACTATTTCAACACCGCATTCGGTCCGGCACAGGAGTGTTGCGCGCCCTACCACGGTATCCACCTCAATTCGGGTGACCCAGAATGGCGATGGAGAGGGAAGAACTCGATGTACCGCTACCACATCGAAGACCCGATCCGATTTGAAAAGTCGATTCGCGTCTCGATCGAGCACGGAGAGGCGAACGCGCTCTCCCATGACTTCTCGTCGACGGCTTACTGGTACCAGATTCTGCCGAGCCGCCCCTTGCCCCCGCTTCTTGACGTCCAGGATCGAATGCCGCTGCCCGACGTCGAACGGGAATAA
- a CDS encoding amino acid permease, protein MRRKALSNRPNRHQMKDSSSPHLIRQIGLGSGIAVVVGSTIGSGIFRSPSDIAGNLPGPVPMLLAWLVGGLLVLCGALTLAEVGGAYPYSGGLYVYIREAFGRVVAFVFGWTQLVLLRPASIGAVAVVFGNYALRLFGITDSDPRFVTWSAGLAIVAVVVVTIANVIGVKFGTGIQDLTTIAKTAGLLVLILIAFGVGMSHHEAHFTPAMPEGSFSVSLFGLALVSTLWAYDGWADGSYVGGEMVDARKNLPRAILFGTLIIIGVYILANLAYLCVFSVQDISKSSGIAADAMQKLVGPWGVAFISATVMISTFGTLNGSVLTSPRIFFAMSEDRLFFPKIAAVHPTYKTPYVSVILCGALGVLYIVLATMMSGSKAFGALTDAFVIGIVPFYALSVASVFVFRRREIKRKAAMDETDDSLVDPVEPGHLETHPHAYSPEVHVPLYPIVPALFIASAVYLLVNSLLDANSRMPTVITLGLVLAGIPLYYGTIARRKA, encoded by the coding sequence GTGCGCCGAAAGGCGCTCTCAAACCGTCCCAACCGACATCAGATGAAAGATTCTAGCTCTCCACATCTCATCCGACAGATCGGATTGGGAAGCGGCATCGCGGTTGTGGTCGGCAGTACCATCGGTTCGGGAATCTTTCGAAGTCCGTCGGACATCGCCGGCAATTTGCCCGGTCCGGTTCCGATGCTCCTCGCCTGGCTTGTCGGCGGCCTACTTGTGCTATGCGGGGCCCTGACGCTGGCGGAGGTTGGCGGCGCTTACCCCTATTCTGGCGGCCTGTACGTGTACATACGGGAAGCCTTTGGCCGGGTGGTGGCGTTCGTCTTTGGCTGGACGCAACTGGTGCTTCTGCGTCCAGCCAGCATCGGAGCGGTGGCGGTGGTGTTCGGCAATTACGCATTGCGGCTGTTTGGAATCACCGATTCTGACCCGCGTTTCGTAACGTGGTCAGCCGGGCTCGCCATCGTCGCGGTCGTGGTCGTGACGATCGCGAACGTCATCGGGGTTAAGTTCGGGACGGGGATTCAGGACCTTACGACGATCGCCAAAACGGCGGGATTGCTGGTGCTGATCCTCATCGCGTTTGGGGTGGGCATGTCTCACCACGAGGCGCACTTTACGCCCGCGATGCCGGAGGGCAGTTTCTCGGTTTCGCTGTTTGGACTTGCGCTGGTCTCGACGTTGTGGGCTTACGATGGTTGGGCGGACGGCTCGTACGTGGGCGGCGAAATGGTCGATGCCAGGAAGAACCTTCCGAGGGCGATTCTCTTTGGAACGCTGATCATTATCGGCGTCTATATCCTCGCCAACCTCGCCTATCTTTGCGTGTTTTCGGTTCAGGACATTTCGAAGAGTTCAGGTATTGCGGCCGACGCCATGCAGAAGCTGGTCGGCCCGTGGGGCGTCGCGTTCATTTCGGCAACCGTCATGATCTCGACCTTCGGCACGTTAAACGGGTCGGTTCTTACTAGTCCGCGCATTTTCTTTGCCATGTCTGAAGACCGGCTGTTCTTTCCCAAGATTGCCGCCGTCCACCCGACCTATAAAACGCCTTACGTCTCCGTCATTCTCTGTGGGGCGCTCGGTGTTCTGTACATCGTCCTTGCGACGATGATGAGCGGATCGAAGGCGTTTGGCGCTCTGACGGACGCGTTTGTGATCGGCATTGTCCCGTTCTACGCCCTGTCCGTAGCGTCGGTCTTTGTGTTTCGGCGACGCGAGATCAAGCGGAAAGCCGCTATGGACGAGACCGATGATTCGCTCGTCGATCCGGTCGAACCCGGGCATTTAGAGACGCATCCTCACGCCTATAGTCCCGAGGTCCATGTTCCGCTCTATCCGATCGTGCCTGCGTTGTTCATCGCTTCGGCGGTCTACCTGCTGGTGAACTCGCTACTCGACGCGAATTCGCGCATGCCAACTGTCATCACCCTGGGTCTCGTCTTGGCTGGGATTCCGCTTTACTACGGGACTATCGCTCGACGTAAAGCTTAG
- a CDS encoding VOC family protein, whose translation MNLEGMTTLIEVFDIDRSIEFYRSALGFEVHQQAGNDKGLGWAWLKGNGLDLMLNTMYNPGDAPEAPDATRIKWHRDLTLYIGCSDIDAAYGHLVAVGIKANTPEVAPYGMKQCYFSDPDGYGICLQWPA comes from the coding sequence ATGAATCTGGAAGGAATGACGACGCTGATCGAGGTGTTTGACATCGACCGGTCGATTGAGTTCTACCGATCGGCGCTCGGCTTTGAGGTGCATCAGCAAGCTGGAAATGACAAGGGCCTTGGCTGGGCTTGGTTGAAGGGTAACGGGCTTGATCTGATGCTGAACACGATGTACAACCCCGGAGATGCGCCGGAAGCGCCGGACGCGACTCGGATCAAGTGGCATCGCGATTTGACGCTGTACATCGGTTGCTCTGACATTGACGCGGCCTACGGTCATCTGGTGGCTGTCGGCATCAAGGCCAACACTCCCGAAGTGGCTCCGTATGGCATGAAGCAATGCTATTTTTCGGATCCCGATGGGTACGGCATATGCCTTCAGTGGCCCGCCTAG
- a CDS encoding DUF72 domain-containing protein, translating to MAKLHIGLSGYDYKEWQGEGLFYAPTVKKANYLSAYAEQLNSLEANGTFQRMPSEASVAKWITSTPPTFTISPKMVQNVTHFKRLNPEAIDIAKEFIDVLKPLDKAGKLGPILLQLPPNFKRDDEKLSKFLDSFTGVRWAVEFRNSSWNTPEVADLLRSRGAAFASVETDEEEAQTFDTAPYFFARLRRLEYTDEQLMVWGQVLKKHLANGKDCFVYCRHKDTVEPWKWAFRLRDVVG from the coding sequence ATGGCGAAGTTGCACATCGGCCTTTCGGGCTACGACTACAAGGAGTGGCAAGGCGAGGGACTCTTCTACGCGCCAACGGTTAAGAAGGCGAACTACCTGTCGGCTTACGCCGAGCAACTGAACTCACTAGAGGCCAATGGAACCTTTCAGAGGATGCCGAGCGAGGCGAGTGTCGCCAAATGGATCACCAGTACGCCGCCAACCTTCACCATTTCGCCCAAGATGGTGCAGAACGTCACCCACTTCAAGCGCCTCAATCCCGAAGCTATCGACATCGCAAAGGAGTTCATCGATGTGCTCAAACCTCTGGACAAGGCAGGCAAACTCGGTCCGATCCTCCTCCAGCTTCCACCAAACTTCAAGCGAGACGATGAAAAGCTTTCGAAGTTCTTGGATTCATTTACTGGTGTCCGGTGGGCGGTCGAGTTCCGAAACTCGTCATGGAACACGCCCGAAGTCGCCGATCTGCTGAGGTCGCGCGGCGCGGCGTTTGCCTCGGTCGAAACCGATGAGGAAGAGGCCCAGACCTTCGACACAGCGCCGTATTTCTTCGCTCGTCTGCGCAGGCTGGAATACACCGACGAGCAACTGATGGTATGGGGGCAGGTTCTCAAGAAGCACCTTGCCAACGGCAAGGATTGCTTCGTCTATTGTCGGCACAAGGACACGGTCGAGCCATGGAAATGGGCGTTTCGACTGCGTGACGTAGTCGGCTAG